The genomic DNA GCTTGCCGCCGGGCAATTCGTCTGCTTGGTGATCGTCTTCTTCGCGATGTATCGCCAAACGCAAGCGAATTCACAGAACAAGGTCTAGGGAGAACGTGCAGGTGCAACGCACAGGAAAGACGTTTCGATCATGAATACGGAATTGCAATCGCATCCGAAACCAACGCACTGCGACGCTCCGGTCGTCGATGCGCGCGTGGTTTTGTTGACGCATTACATTCCGATCTATCAGCTGCCGATCTATCAAGAGCTGTCCCGGCAGATCCGCGACTTCCACGTGCTGTTGTCGACCGATGTCGAACCGAACCGGCACTTCCAGCCGCGTTGGGAAGGGCTGGACGTGACGCTGCAGAAGACGCTTACGCTGCAACGCCATTGGCGACATTCGGCCGGTTTTGACGACACCTTATATGTTCACGTCCCCTACGATACCGGCCGTCAATTACGGCGACTGCAGCCCGACATCGTGCTCAGTCTGGAGCTGGGGTTTCGCTCGTTAGCCAGTTCCCTGCATCGGATCTTGCACCGGCGCAGCAAGCTGATTCTGTGTACGTATATGTCGCAGCATACCGAACAGGGACGGGGGATGATGCGAGCCGCAGCTCGGCGATGGCTGATCGGCCGCGCCGACGCGATCACCTACAACGGCCCCAGTTGCTTCGATGTGCTCAGCGATCTCGGCGCCGATCCCAAACGACTGTTCCACTTTCCTTACGCGGCCAACCCCGACAGCATCTACACCGGCCCGCTGCAGCCCTCCGGTTCGCCAAGCGTCACGCGGATGTTGTACATCGGCCAGATGACGCAGCGGAAAGGAGTGGAGGCGATGGTCCAGCAAGTCGTCCGTTATGCGCAGCAGCACGCGGAACAAACGTTCCAGTTAACGATGGTGGGTGAGGGACCGTTGCGTGAGTCGTTGAGTGCTGTCGCGACGCCGGCGAATTTGGCGATTGAATTCACCGGCAATCTGCCCAGCGAGCAATTGCCGACGCTGATGCCGGCGCACGATCTCTTGATCTTTCCGACGCTAGCCGACGAGTGGGGCTTGGTCGTCAATGAAGCTTTGCATTCGGGGCTGCCAGTGATCGGCAGCCGCTTGGCGCAGGCGAGCACCACGCTTTTGCAAGACGATCGCAACGGCTGGCTTTACGATCCTCGAGACGACAACGGTTTGGCTGGCTGTTTGGACCGCTGGCTCGCTTGCGACGTGGCGGCTCGCGCGTCGATGGCCGGAGGCTGCCGCGATTCGGTTCGCGATCGAACTCCCGCGTTTGCGGCCTCCGGTTTGATCGACGCCTGCCAATTTGTAATGGGCCATTCAACAAACGATCGATGCGATGATTGATTCGGGAAAACACAGTGTGATCGGCGTCAATGTCGATGCGGTCGACTATGAAGCCGCCGTTGCCAAGATCATGCATGCAGCGATCGAGCGGCAATCGATGTCGGTCACGGCATTGGCGGTGCATGGCGTGATGACCGGCTATTTGGATCGCGAGCAGAACTATCGGCTGAATCGATTCGATTTGGTCTGCCCCGATGGGCAACCGGTCCGTTGGGCGCTGAACCTGTTGCACGGCTGTGGGCTCAGCGACCGCGTCTACGGGCCCGAATTGACGCTGCGGTTGTGCCAGGCGTGCGTCGAACAACAGCAATCGATTTTCCTGTTCGGCGGGACCGACGAGATGAATGCGGTTTTGATCGACAAGCTGGCCGAGAAGTTTCCCGGACTGAAAGTCGCTGGCGCACGAGCCTCTCGTTTTCGGACGCTCTCTCCGGAGGAGTGTTCCGAACTGGCCGACGAGATCAACGCCAGCGGTGCCAGTTTGTGTTTCGTCGGGATCGGATGCCCACGGCAGGAAACGTTTGCGTTTGAAATGCGCGATCGGATCTCGATGCCACTGATCGCAGTGGGGGCTGCGTTTGCGTTTCATGCCAACCTGCTGCCGCAGGCACCTCCTTGGATGCAACGCGCCGGGCTGGAGTGGCTGTTTCGTCTCGTCAAAGAGCCGACGCGACTGTGGCGTCGCTATCTGTACCTCAATCCGCTGTACCTAAGCTTGTTGGCCTTGCAACGGCTGGGTATCTTCAAAGGCCGTACCGACGACGGCACTCCGCCCCAGCAAGAGGTTTTGTTTGGGTGAACGGCCCGCGATCGTTTAACCGCGGTGGCAACGCCCCGCGCGTTTCGGTCGGCTGAAACCTCGATTCCAACGCGCGGCCCGTTGGGCACGCGGTTAAACCCAATATTACTAGCACGAAGCGCAAGCGAGTGAAATCGTGAACGAGATCGTTTAACCGCGGTGGCAACGCCCCGCGCGTTTCGGTCGGCTGAAACCTCGACTCCAACGCGCGGCCCGTTGGGCACGCGGATAAACTAAGCTGTCACGTGGTGCCGCAAAAAACTAAACCATCCTTTTAAAAGATCGATCCCTTCGATCGTGTTCCGCAGCGATTGCGTCGCTGTATGGCGAGACGTTGGGCCGACATCAATATGCCCAATAAAACCGCTACTCGATTGATCGAAGCTGCCGCGAACCTGGCCGATGAAGTCGACCGATTGTTGTTCGCCGAACCGGTGACGCACGTCTACAACCCGCTGCGGTATGCCGCCGCGGCGCATCGGATGTATCTGTCGCGATACGCCAAACCGACCTGCAAGGTTCTGCTGTTGGGAATGAATCCCGGGCCGTGGGGGATGTCGCAGACCGGCGTTCCGTTTGGCGAGATCGATGCGGTGCGGAACTGGATGAAGATCGAAACCGAAGTCGAAAAGCCCGATCCCGAACATCCGAAGCGGCCGATCGAAGGGTTCGCTTGCCAACGCAGCGAGGTCTCCGGACGTCGCCTGTGGGGACTGTTTGCCGAACGTTTTCCCGATCCCAAAGATTTTTTCAAGACGCACTTTGTGGCCAACTATTGCCCGCTGGTCTTCATGGAAGCGTCGGCTCGGAACGTGACTCCCGACAAGTTATCCAAAGCCGAACGGGGCGCGTTGGAACAGGTCTGCGACGCGCATTTGGCTGAAGTGATCGAGGCTCTCGATCCGACTTGGGTTGTGGGAGTCGGTGCGTTTGCTGAAAAATGTGCCGGCCGCGTGCTGACGGGAGATCGCAAATTGGCGAAAATCTTACACCCCAGCCCCGCCAGCCCTGCTGCCAACCGAGGCTGGGCCGAAGCGGCGACCAAGCAACTCGAAGACCTCCAGATTTGGTGAAGCGATGATTTCTATGACCGAAGATTTTTGTTCGCTGCCGCTGCCGCAGGAACTCGTCGACGCAATCGCTGGGTCGCAATTGCCAGGCCTGGGCGACGGCCCCGCCAATCCGGCGATCGTCGATTGGATCAGCGGCAATCGGCTGCAGGATTCTCAAGGAAAACCGCACGACCGCGACGCGGCCGCCTGCTGCGACAGCGGTTTGTGGTTGCTGGCGGGCGATCTCGACCGATCGCACTCGATCAGCCAGGATATCCACACCGCCGACGGCAGCTTTTGGCATGGCATCATGCATCGCCGCGAGCACGACTTTGGCAACGCAAAATATTGGTTCCGCAATGTCGGAACCCATCCAGCGTTCGAGACCTTGGCCGAGGCCGCAGCGCCGTTGATGACCGATCAGACCGCGTCTCTGATCGCCGACGACCGCTGGGATCCCTACGCGATGGTCGACCTGTGCCAGCAAGCGGTTCGCAGCGGCGGCGATTTGCAGTCGCAGTGTCAACAGCTGGCTTGGCTGGAGTGGCAGGTGCTGTTCGCAGCCAATTTCCGCTACGCTTTTATGGACTAATCCGCAGCGCGCAAGCGGCTTGTCGGTTTAGTCACAACGAGCTTCATTGCATTAGCCGTTTGGGCGTTAGCCCCGGTTTAGTGGCAGCGGAACCGGGGCTAACGCCCAATCGGCTGATTAAACCGACAAGCTGCAAGCCCCTTTTTTCCGCCTCCAACCAAGCAACCGATCATGAGTCAGCGACCACGCAAGACGCCCGAACAACTCCGCAGCTACCGCTACTTCGGCCCCGACGACCTGCGTTCCTTCGGGCATCGGTCGCGTCAGAAGCAAGCCGGGTTTGCAACCGAGGAGTTTAAAGACAAGCCGGTTATCGGGATCTTGAACACCTGGAACGATCTGATTTCGTGCCACGCCCACTTCCGCCAGCGGGCCGAAGACGTCAAGCGAGGCGTTTGGCAGGCGGGTGGATTTCCCGTCGAGATTCCCGTGATGGGACTCAGCGAAACATTCATGAAGCCGACCTCGATGTACTATCGCAATCTGTTGGCGATGGAGACCGAAGAGACGCTGCGGACCTATCCGTTGGACGCAGTGATCTTGATGGGAGGCTGCGACAAGACGACGCCGGCGATGTTGATGGGAGCTCGCAGCGTCGATATCCCCAGCATCTTCATGCCGGGCGGGCCGATGTCGCGGACCAGTTGGCGCGGCGAACCGCTGGGGAGCGGTAGCGACGTTTGGAAGTATTGGGATCAACGCGGCGCGGGGCGTCTGTCGTGCGAAGCCTGGTGCGAATTGGAAGACCACATCGCCGCATCGCCCGGCCACTGCATGACGATGGGAACCGCATCGACGATGACGGCGATCGCCGAAACGATGGGGCTGTGTCTGCCCGGATCCTCGTCGGTTCCCGCGACGCATTCGTCTCACTCGCGGATGGCATCGGCCACCGGATCCCGCGCCGTCGAACTCGCTTGGTTGGACATCAAGCCGTCGGAGTTCATGACCCCCGAATCGTTCGACAATGCGATCACCGCGTTGATGGCGATCGGCGGATCGACCAACGCGATCGTTCACTTGATGGCTTTGGCCGGACGAGCCGAGGTGCCGTTGACGCTGGAACGCTTCGACGAGATCTCGCAGAAGACGCCTGTCGTCGGCAACTTGCGTCCGGCTGGAAAATACGTGATGGCCGATCTGTTTGATGCTGGCGGGCTGCAAGGGCTGCTGCATCGGATCGGCGACCTGTTGAATCTCGATTGCCCCAATGTCGCCGGGACGACGCTGGGGGAAGCGATCGAAGGCGCGGAGGTGTACGACGAGGATGTGATTCGTCCGCGCTCGAATCCGCTGAGCGAATCGAGCAGCCTAGCCGTGCTGCGCGGCAACTTGGCTCCCGACGGTTGCGTGATCAAACCGCCAGCGGCTGAGAAACATTTGTTGCAGCATCGCGGGCCGGCAGCCGTCTTCAAGAACTACCCCGATCTGAAGGCTCGGATTCATGATCCCGCCTTGGGACTGACCGCAAACCATGTGATCGTCTTGCAAAACGCAGGTCCCTTGGGCGCTCCGGGGATTCCCGAATGGGGCATGCTGCCGATTCCAAAATATCTGCTGGAACAGGGCGTGACCGATATGGTCCGGATCTCCGACGCGCGGATGAGCGGCACCAGTTACGGCGCGTGCGTGCTGCACGTGGCACCGGAATCGTTTGTCGGCGGACCGCTAGCGTTTGTCCAAGATGGCGACATGATTCGTTTGGATGTCGCCGGGCGGCAGATCGAACTAGAGATCAGCGACGAGGAACTCGCCAGCCGCCGCAGCGGTTGGACGCAGCCGGAGAACAAGTTCACTCGCGGTTACGGCAAGCTGTACTTCGAACAGACGACGCAGGCCGATCTCGGCTGCGACTTCCGCTTCTTGCACGCCGATGGCAGCCAAGATCCAGATCCCGAGATCTATTAGGTTTAGATTGAATGACAATTACCCGCAGTTGTTCGCAGTGGCGATGGCTTTGAGGTCGTCGGAAGCAAACGAACCTCGCGATCGCCCCGCGACAGCTTTGGCAATCATTCCTCAGGGGCTTCATTGGGTTTGACCGAAAGTGACTCACTCTCCGCAGAAGCAAATCACCTGGTCCTAAGCCAGATGAGCTTCCGACAACGGAGTGCCGCGACCGATGGCTGTCGCTGCCTTTCGTTTTAAAACGCGTTCCAGGTGTTTGGGGGCCAAACCGTATCCGGGACGAATCGAGCGTACGTTCTGCCTCGTGAACGGTTCTCCGGGGGCTACGTCGTTGACGACGAACAGCGACCGTCTAAAGACCTTGCTGGACTGTTCCTTGTCGGTGAGTTGATAGTTGACGGTTCCAATCGCCTTTTCCGTCGTCCTCACCGAATCGACGAGCTGGCGGAATTCCGCAGGCTCTAGCGAAAACGCGCTGTCGGGCCCCGGTTGTGATCGTGACAAGGTGACATGCTTTTCGATAATGCATGCCCCAAGCGAAACAGCAGCCACGGGAACGGAGATTCCCAGCGTATGATCCGACAACCCTGTTGGTACATCAAAGGCTTCCGCCAAGTGCGGAATGGTGCGCAGGTTCATCGATTCGGGAGGCGAAGGGTAGGCACTTGTGCACTTCAACAAGGCTAACGGCACCCCCGCCTGTTTCACGACGTCAACCGCTTCGGCGATTTCGGCAAGGGTCCCCATTCCGGTCGACATGATGATCGGACGCCCCTTCGACGCGACGTATTGAATCAGGGGCAGGTCGATCAGTTCGAAGGAAGCGATCTTGTAGCAAGGCGGGTCGAGTGTTTCCAAAAAATCCACAGACGTCTTGTCAAATGGTGTGGAAAAACAATCCATCCCCAGATCACGGGCAAGCTGAAACAGTGCGGAATGCCACTCCCACGGCGTATGCGCTTCCTGATACAGATCGTGCAGGGTCCGACCCTGCCAAAGCGTTCCTTCGCCCACGCGAAACTCGGGCCGGTCCGAGTCGATTGTAAGCGTATCGGCGGTGTAGGTTTGCAGTTTCACGGCATCCGCCCCGGCATCCTTCATTGCCCGAACGACGTCCAGGGCCTGATCCAAGCTTCCTCCGTGATTGGCTGAAAGTTCGGCAATTAGATAAGTTGATAAGCCGGGAGCGATGTCGCGGGAATTAAGTGTAAATTGCTTCATTTTATGATTGTGTTGTGAGGTCACGATAATAGGTACGCCATCGTCCATCGTCTTGAATCAGTCGAAAGCCGGCGGCTTCTGCAATCTTTTGTGATCCCGTATTGTCGCTGCGAGTTACGGCTTTGATCGGCGACTTGACGGCGCCAACGGCAGCCATCACCATGCGTTTTCCGAGGCCCTTGCCCCGAGCCTCGGGGGCGACCGTCCATGAAATCTCAGAGACCTCGTCGAGGTCCAGTCTTACCGTTCCGATCGGCCTGCAGTCGATCTCCGCGATCAGCAGCATTCGTTTGTCGCTGCCAAGCGAATGCTGCATCCACTTTTGATGCGACTCATGATCCACAGCCGCCGTGTTGCGACTTGCATTGCGGGTCGCCGGATGGTTTCTCCATTGCATCAGCAAATGCAGATCATCCATCGTGGCATCGCGTAAAACGATCTGGTCGGTTGTCGGTGGAGGCATTTGCCAGCTAGTTGTTTAGGGAATCACGATGGATACAAATTCATTGGCTTGTTGTGTTTCAGTAGACGATCGACACACCGCCAGGCCCCCTTGCCGTCGACGAGCTTCAGCGCCTCAGCTCGCGCGACTTGCAACTTGGCCGGATTGTTCAACATTGCGTTGACCGCAGCCTTGACGTCGCTGGGCTCCACATCAGCGGCAGGCCCCAAGTTGACCGCGATCTGTTTGCGCTGCAACGCGGCGGCGATTTCGATCTGATTGTCCGCTATCACCAGAACAATTCTTGGCAGTCCATAATAACACATCTCCCAATTCGAACTGCCTCCTGCTGCGATTGCCAAGTCGGCCCAACGATACTGGTGCGACATCGCGGCAACATCTTGCAGGATTTCGATCCTTGCGTCACCGCCAATCGCTTGCTTAAGCGAGTCGACGTGCGAATTCATCGCGCCGACGATCACCCGGACCGACAAATCGCTGTCGCTGTCCGAACGGAGTGCTTTGATGATTGCCGACGTGACATTATCCGGGTCGGAGCCCCCCAAGGTTACCAGGATCCGCTTCCCTGTCGGCTCGTCCCGCACCGTGTCGAACGCATCGACCAGCTCGCGTCTCAATAACGCATACGAAGTTCCCAGTAGCAGTTGGGTCTGGGGCGAGAGATTGGGATACCGCGATTCCGCAACGTCCGCGTTTTGATTGAGCACAAAATCGGTGCTGTAATGTGCCAGGTGAGAACAATCGTCTATCGCCAGCGTCGAATGCTTTGAACGACCAATCGCAGCGTGGTAATCTGCGCCGTACGTATAGCCGTCAAGGACGATGGCAGCGGCCCGCATCCTGTCCGCGACGGCAAGCAGTCTACGGGCATCTTCGCTGCTGCCGGGAGGGTCTGTCACGGAGATCAGACGAAATCCTTCCGCGGCGATTCTCGACTTCAATGCATCGGGCAGCTCCGAGCTCGCAAACGTAACCTCCCCGCCTCGGTCCTGCCAGGCTTGAGCAATTGCCAGGGATCGCATGACGTGTCCGGCCCCGATCGTTCTGGAGGCATCGGATCTAATGATCAGTTGAGGGAGGGCCATGGGATTCTTGCGCCAGAAGCTCGAACATTAGCTCGGCACGCCGCCAATCTTCCGCAGTGTCAATATCTTGCACCCGGTGCCGAGGAATCGGAATACCAACTAATGATGCTGAAAGAATTCCGCCCGCCAGTCGTCGCCACGTCGGTTCGGCTGCCCAGTAGAACTGTCCCGCATCGTGCCACGCTTCGGGAAGGTCCTGCGAGCGGGTTGCTTGGTGCTCCGGGTAGAGCATTGCATGCAAGCCATTTTGCTGCAACGCCAAGGACCGGAAAATCGAGTAGGGAAACGTCGTCACGGGGAGTGCAAAGTCTGCAGCCGGGGTTCGTTTGAGAGTCTCCAGTCCACGTCGGATGTCTTCTGGAGAGACAAAAGGCGCGGTCGCGTAGATGCAACAAGCATATCCCACAGGGTCTGCTGTGGAGGTCAATTGAGCGATCGCGTGTTGCACTACGGGAGTCGTCGTTGCAAATTCGTCTGCCAATTCAGGCGGACGGACGAACGGGACTTCCGCTCCGCAGCGGATTGCGGCGTCAGCAATTTTTTCGCTGTCTGTCGAAACGATCACGCGGTCAAAGACGCCCGCCTGTTGCGCCGCTTCGATCGAATATTCGATCATCGGACGTCCGCAGAACGGACGAATATTCTTATCCGGAATGCGTTTGCTTCCGCCTCGCGCGGGGATCACGGCCAAGATCATGCGACCACACTCAAGCGAGTAACGCAACCGATCACATGCTGGACGTCTTGATCACTCATGGCCGGATAAAGCGGCAGGCTCAGGGCACGTTGGTAAAACCGCTCAGCGACCGGACATTTGCCGACCCGATAGTCGAACATCTTGCGATACCAAGGCTGTAAATGAACTGGAATGTAGAGCACCTGGGTTCCGACACCCTGCTCATGCAATCGCCTCATGAATTCGGTGCGGGTGGTTGTCAATGCGTCAAAGTCGATCTGAAGTGTATATAAATGCCAGGAGGTCAGCGATGCATCCGCAGGGTTCCGCAAGCGGGGTGTTTGGATTGTTTGGATATCAGAAAATGCGGCATTGTATTCTGCGACGATCGATCGACGTCGAGATAAAAAAGCCTCCAGACGCTCAATTTGGCTTAACCCCAGCGCACACTGCAGGTCGGTGATTCGGTAATTATAGCCAAGATGCTGCATCTCGTAATACCACGGTCCGCGCTCCTCGAACGAGGGATCGCCAAGGCCATCAAAATTTTCACTCGATCGGACCATGCCGTGTGTCCGCAACGCCCGCGCCCGCGCCGCATACTGATCATTGTTGGTAACCAGCATCCCGCCTTCGCCGGTGGTCATTGTTTTCACCGGGTGAAAGCTGAACGTTGTCAGATCCGCCCAGGGGTGGCCGCCGATCTTCCATGTTTTCTCTTCATGCTGGAATTGCCCCGCCACGGCATGACATGCGTCCTCGATAACGACCGCACCGTTGGTTCGCGCCACGGCGGCGAGTGCCGGCATGTCAGCCGCTTGGCCCGCATAGTCCACGGCCACCACCGCTTTGGTGTCATCCTTCCAGTTCTGCCGCAAAGCATCCGGACATAGATTGTAGGAAACCGGATCGATGTCGACGAAATCGGGGACGGCGCCGGCAAACGCTGCCGCGTTTGCTGATGCAAGAAACGTGTTCGGGCTTGTGACGACTCGGTCCCCCGGCCGGACTTCTGCCACCAGCATCGCCAGATGCAAGGCAGCCGTTGCGTTGCAGACGGCGATCGCATGCTTTGCCCCGACAGCTTCCGAAAAACGCCGTTCAAACTCCGCGACACGCGGCCCAGTTGTCAAGAAATCCGAACGCAGGGCGTCCACGACGGCCTGGATGTCCGCTTCATCGATCGATTGTTTTCCGTAAGGAATCACAGTGATTCTTTGCCACAGGAGAGGGAGGGGGACACACGACGTCGCGATTCAACAATCCAAAATCCAACGCACCTAAGCCCGGTGGTTGGGATCCACATGCAGCTTGATCAGATCGCGAATCTGGGCGACGGTCAGCCAGTCGTCGTTGTGTTCGCTGCTGTAGCGAAAATCGTGAGGCACCGGGGTCCCTTTGTGATACTCAGCAAACTTCTGGCTCATTTCGTTCTGGTTGGTTTGGTGCATCATCGGGATGATGACAAAATAGCGATCGTTTTCAATCGTGTTTTGACTATCGCTCGCTGTCACCATTTCTTCGTGTAACTTCTCGCCCGCACGGATGCCAACGATCGGTTTTTCACATTCCGGACCAATCGCTTCGGCAACGTCCATAATCCGATACGAGGGGATCTTGGGAACGATAATCTCTCCGCCCAAGTTGTTTTCCAGTGAATACAACACCATCGCTACGCCTTCGTCCAACGAGATGTTAAACCGTGTCATGCGTGGGTCGGTAATCGGCAACACGCCGGACGAGCGGCGGTTCAAAAAAAATGGAATCACGCTGCCACGGCTGCCCATAACGTTACCATAGCGAACGACCGAGAACTTTATGTCCCGACGCCCCCGCAGGTTGTTTGCCGCAATGAACAGCTTGTCACTGCAAAGCTTCGTCGCACCATAAAGATTAATTGGTGCGGCGGCTTTGTCGGTTGACAATGCGACGACTCGATTAATGCCTGAATCCAGAGCCGCCTCGATGACATTCTGAGCACCCAACACGTTCGTTCGTATGGCTTCAAAGGGGTTGTACTCTGCAGCGGGAACCTGCTTCAACGCCGCAGCATGAACGATCGTGTCGACCCCCTCCATCGCACGCTTAAGCCTGCCGGCATCGCGCACGTCTCCAATAAAGAAGCGAATCGCGGGATACTTGTCAGCCGGAAACTGTTGCGCCATTTCGAATTGCTTGAGTTCATCTCGCGAGTAGACCACGACCCTTGGAATGGCCGGATACTCTTCAAACAAACGCTGGATAAAACGTTTGCCGAATGACCCCGTGCCACCGGTGACGAGGATCCGCGAATCGTTCAAGCTACTTGCCATGCCTCAATTTCCTTCGATATGGTGTTAATGTGGCCAGCGGCCCGAAACGAACTGGTAACGTTCCTGTGTCCAGCGGACTTCGTATCTGCGCGGCACACACACCCTGCACGCGATCTCCGAAGCGAATAAAACTCGGTTGCCGTTTGCGTGGTGGGCTTCCTGGCCGTAGGTCTGCTAAGTACGTAGTCGCAGACCGCTACGACAAAGTCCTTCCCCCAGCCCCCCTTGCCAATGAACAACACGTCCGTTTCCAACAATGCCGACTGCGATAGGGTTATCAGGGCTTGCTCGCGACTTAAAAAATCTGGATTCAGGTCCTAATGCATCTAACACTCTGGACTTGTTGGGACGCGAAACACTCGGTCCGAACTGCTACGTCTGGCTGCACTTCTAATTTCAGCTGCGCAGGCCGCCTTGGTTGGAACTAGCGCCGATACCAAGCATGATAAACGACTCTTGACTTTATCCGCAATACAGATATCGGGTCACCCTTGTGTGAGTTCATGCGGGTCGAACATTCGCGGTGTCCGGGAAGCAAACAGTGGCCCCGGCAGCTTGGCCGGCTAATTTTGTCGCCCCCGTTTCGCTGCGTCTGTGCATCGGCGTGTTGCATCGGCTGGCTAATCCGAAATTCACGCTCTTGCGGCGATGCCGTGTTATCGCCATCCTGGTGCAGCGAGCCGCCCGTCCCCGCCCGGGGCCTTGCTTGCCGCCTCCAGTGCCCGCTGGGGATCGACGCGGGGCGCTCGTCCGCAGCGAGCGGTACAAGGCGTCGGCCGTGGCCCCGACCCTGGTGATGCTTCCAGCAGAAGCCCAAAAGGATGACGTTGCCACGCCACCGCCATCCGAGGTATACATGACACATAGCACACCCATCTTGAGTGCCAAGGGCAATGACTTCAGGTAGGAGACGCAGGAACACTTGAAGATCGATAACCGAATTCAACGCAGACACTTAACCATAGAAGAGTCGTTATGGATAGCAGCCAGCAGAATGATTCTGGGCACCCCAGTTCAATGCTCTCACCGACCTCTTCGGTCAATGATCGCAAGCCGGGCTCGCGGGTATTAATTCAATTGCCGTCTCCCTACCAACGGCGTGTGTTTCTATTGGTTTTGGCTTACGCAAAACAGTTACAAAAAGTCGGGCAACAGCCAACGCTAGCATATTGTGGGGTCACCGGCGGCGCCTGCTCGGCCAACCTGGTCGGTAACCCCCTGGTCTGCATAGCATGCCAGAAAAGCACTCGAGAGTCGACCTCCGATACCGGCCTGCCTCTTGTGAAGCTAAACGCCCCCCCCTCGCATGCGACAAAGAGCCGTCTAAGTCACTCCGAGCGCAAAGAAATTGCGGAGGGTGTGCAAAGCACTTTGATCTCGTATCTCAGGGTCCTGAAACGCGACCTAAACAAAATTGGCATCGTTCGGGCTATCAAACGCAAGCACTACGAAACAGCGGCAACGCTTCTCGAAGCGGCGAATACCGTGATTGAAGAGCAGGGCATCGAGGAAACGGTGGTACCCAACGGGCGATTCGCGTGCCGAAAATCACTGATTATTGC from Rosistilla oblonga includes the following:
- a CDS encoding glycosyltransferase family 4 protein, coding for MNTELQSHPKPTHCDAPVVDARVVLLTHYIPIYQLPIYQELSRQIRDFHVLLSTDVEPNRHFQPRWEGLDVTLQKTLTLQRHWRHSAGFDDTLYVHVPYDTGRQLRRLQPDIVLSLELGFRSLASSLHRILHRRSKLILCTYMSQHTEQGRGMMRAAARRWLIGRADAITYNGPSCFDVLSDLGADPKRLFHFPYAANPDSIYTGPLQPSGSPSVTRMLYIGQMTQRKGVEAMVQQVVRYAQQHAEQTFQLTMVGEGPLRESLSAVATPANLAIEFTGNLPSEQLPTLMPAHDLLIFPTLADEWGLVVNEALHSGLPVIGSRLAQASTTLLQDDRNGWLYDPRDDNGLAGCLDRWLACDVAARASMAGGCRDSVRDRTPAFAASGLIDACQFVMGHSTNDRCDD
- a CDS encoding WecB/TagA/CpsF family glycosyltransferase; translated protein: MIDSGKHSVIGVNVDAVDYEAAVAKIMHAAIERQSMSVTALAVHGVMTGYLDREQNYRLNRFDLVCPDGQPVRWALNLLHGCGLSDRVYGPELTLRLCQACVEQQQSIFLFGGTDEMNAVLIDKLAEKFPGLKVAGARASRFRTLSPEECSELADEINASGASLCFVGIGCPRQETFAFEMRDRISMPLIAVGAAFAFHANLLPQAPPWMQRAGLEWLFRLVKEPTRLWRRYLYLNPLYLSLLALQRLGIFKGRTDDGTPPQQEVLFG
- a CDS encoding uracil-DNA glycosylase family protein; this translates as MPNKTATRLIEAAANLADEVDRLLFAEPVTHVYNPLRYAAAAHRMYLSRYAKPTCKVLLLGMNPGPWGMSQTGVPFGEIDAVRNWMKIETEVEKPDPEHPKRPIEGFACQRSEVSGRRLWGLFAERFPDPKDFFKTHFVANYCPLVFMEASARNVTPDKLSKAERGALEQVCDAHLAEVIEALDPTWVVGVGAFAEKCAGRVLTGDRKLAKILHPSPASPAANRGWAEAATKQLEDLQIW
- the araD gene encoding L-arabinonate dehydratase yields the protein MSQRPRKTPEQLRSYRYFGPDDLRSFGHRSRQKQAGFATEEFKDKPVIGILNTWNDLISCHAHFRQRAEDVKRGVWQAGGFPVEIPVMGLSETFMKPTSMYYRNLLAMETEETLRTYPLDAVILMGGCDKTTPAMLMGARSVDIPSIFMPGGPMSRTSWRGEPLGSGSDVWKYWDQRGAGRLSCEAWCELEDHIAASPGHCMTMGTASTMTAIAETMGLCLPGSSSVPATHSSHSRMASATGSRAVELAWLDIKPSEFMTPESFDNAITALMAIGGSTNAIVHLMALAGRAEVPLTLERFDEISQKTPVVGNLRPAGKYVMADLFDAGGLQGLLHRIGDLLNLDCPNVAGTTLGEAIEGAEVYDEDVIRPRSNPLSESSSLAVLRGNLAPDGCVIKPPAAEKHLLQHRGPAAVFKNYPDLKARIHDPALGLTANHVIVLQNAGPLGAPGIPEWGMLPIPKYLLEQGVTDMVRISDARMSGTSYGACVLHVAPESFVGGPLAFVQDGDMIRLDVAGRQIELEISDEELASRRSGWTQPENKFTRGYGKLYFEQTTQADLGCDFRFLHADGSQDPDPEIY
- the pseI gene encoding pseudaminic acid synthase, coding for MKQFTLNSRDIAPGLSTYLIAELSANHGGSLDQALDVVRAMKDAGADAVKLQTYTADTLTIDSDRPEFRVGEGTLWQGRTLHDLYQEAHTPWEWHSALFQLARDLGMDCFSTPFDKTSVDFLETLDPPCYKIASFELIDLPLIQYVASKGRPIIMSTGMGTLAEIAEAVDVVKQAGVPLALLKCTSAYPSPPESMNLRTIPHLAEAFDVPTGLSDHTLGISVPVAAVSLGACIIEKHVTLSRSQPGPDSAFSLEPAEFRQLVDSVRTTEKAIGTVNYQLTDKEQSSKVFRRSLFVVNDVAPGEPFTRQNVRSIRPGYGLAPKHLERVLKRKAATAIGRGTPLSEAHLA
- a CDS encoding GNAT family N-acetyltransferase, yielding MPPPTTDQIVLRDATMDDLHLLMQWRNHPATRNASRNTAAVDHESHQKWMQHSLGSDKRMLLIAEIDCRPIGTVRLDLDEVSEISWTVAPEARGKGLGKRMVMAAVGAVKSPIKAVTRSDNTGSQKIAEAAGFRLIQDDGRWRTYYRDLTTQS
- the pseG gene encoding UDP-2,4-diacetamido-2,4,6-trideoxy-beta-L-altropyranose hydrolase, with product MALPQLIIRSDASRTIGAGHVMRSLAIAQAWQDRGGEVTFASSELPDALKSRIAAEGFRLISVTDPPGSSEDARRLLAVADRMRAAAIVLDGYTYGADYHAAIGRSKHSTLAIDDCSHLAHYSTDFVLNQNADVAESRYPNLSPQTQLLLGTSYALLRRELVDAFDTVRDEPTGKRILVTLGGSDPDNVTSAIIKALRSDSDSDLSVRVIVGAMNSHVDSLKQAIGGDARIEILQDVAAMSHQYRWADLAIAAGGSSNWEMCYYGLPRIVLVIADNQIEIAAALQRKQIAVNLGPAADVEPSDVKAAVNAMLNNPAKLQVARAEALKLVDGKGAWRCVDRLLKHNKPMNLYPS
- the pseF gene encoding pseudaminic acid cytidylyltransferase, encoding MILAVIPARGGSKRIPDKNIRPFCGRPMIEYSIEAAQQAGVFDRVIVSTDSEKIADAAIRCGAEVPFVRPPELADEFATTTPVVQHAIAQLTSTADPVGYACCIYATAPFVSPEDIRRGLETLKRTPAADFALPVTTFPYSIFRSLALQQNGLHAMLYPEHQATRSQDLPEAWHDAGQFYWAAEPTWRRLAGGILSASLVGIPIPRHRVQDIDTAEDWRRAELMFELLAQESHGPPSTDH